A genomic stretch from Sphingomonas sp. HDW15A includes:
- a CDS encoding DUF1998 domain-containing protein — protein MPKPSIRSGQLISPFGVGSLCEIDGQSFFVRGTGSWPRGYNLEKIEVGSLTNRVRPRQLKKPMESVAIMRFPHWHFCPECRQMTRWTPDKDKELAKDDGTLPRPTCDGRKCKNARLVPMRFVAACDNGHLDEIDWYGWAHRGHQPAKQGTCARNTARLSFEVSGKSGGDFSSMFIRCSCGASGDLEGIADGPLPQKCRGYQPGESTATCIDADNKSSPGSPAPLFMEPRGSSSLHYASVISALDIDGDAHVDAWEKLRSDEIYRNLVQSASNLVEFNKGDTSVAVQAFRLNVEARGQEVGLPADEAIECFTADISARDDEGSENSIDEISQQGILDDEFPVLANPTGQQSRWLIARPAMPTSRFKLDELFDRFVRVERLREVRAFRGFQRRNVSEKHAMISPSLGRDQPDWLPAMMVLGEGVFLQFSNAAIEKWRTENKKAIEEFTDSHLVNSEKLGLPSRMGFNANPTFIMVHTFAHLLLNQLSFDCGYSSTSLRERIYCGTDSEPYAGLLIYTADSDAEGSMGD, from the coding sequence ATAACCTCGAGAAAATCGAGGTTGGCTCGCTTACCAACCGAGTGAGGCCGCGCCAGCTCAAGAAGCCCATGGAATCCGTTGCCATAATGCGTTTCCCGCATTGGCACTTCTGCCCCGAGTGCCGGCAAATGACGAGATGGACGCCGGACAAGGACAAAGAGCTGGCCAAGGACGATGGCACGCTGCCGCGACCGACGTGCGACGGGCGCAAGTGCAAGAATGCCCGCCTAGTCCCAATGCGATTTGTCGCAGCCTGTGACAACGGGCATTTAGACGAAATCGATTGGTACGGGTGGGCTCACCGCGGACACCAGCCCGCGAAACAGGGAACATGCGCCCGGAACACCGCGAGACTCAGCTTCGAAGTCTCTGGAAAGAGCGGTGGCGACTTTTCGAGCATGTTTATCCGCTGCAGCTGCGGTGCCTCCGGGGACCTAGAGGGGATCGCAGACGGTCCGCTCCCACAAAAATGCCGCGGGTACCAACCTGGAGAGTCTACCGCGACTTGCATTGATGCTGACAACAAGAGCAGTCCCGGCTCACCTGCGCCGCTTTTCATGGAGCCGAGGGGATCCAGTTCCCTGCACTACGCCTCGGTCATTTCAGCGCTCGATATCGACGGAGACGCGCACGTGGATGCGTGGGAAAAGCTGCGCTCCGATGAAATCTATCGCAACCTGGTCCAATCGGCTTCAAACCTCGTCGAATTCAACAAGGGCGACACCAGCGTCGCGGTGCAGGCGTTTCGTTTAAACGTTGAAGCACGTGGCCAAGAGGTGGGATTGCCTGCTGACGAAGCCATTGAGTGTTTTACGGCCGACATCTCCGCTCGAGATGATGAGGGGTCGGAGAATTCGATCGATGAAATTAGCCAACAGGGGATCCTCGACGACGAATTCCCGGTTCTGGCTAACCCCACGGGTCAGCAGTCGCGCTGGCTGATTGCACGCCCCGCCATGCCGACCTCGCGCTTTAAACTCGACGAGCTCTTCGATCGCTTTGTAAGGGTCGAGAGGCTCCGCGAAGTGCGGGCGTTCCGAGGCTTTCAACGGCGAAACGTCTCGGAAAAGCATGCGATGATCTCCCCCTCTCTGGGGCGCGACCAACCTGACTGGCTCCCGGCCATGATGGTCCTCGGAGAAGGTGTATTTCTCCAGTTCTCAAACGCGGCGATCGAGAAGTGGCGCACAGAGAACAAGAAGGCGATCGAGGAGTTCACTGATTCCCACCTGGTAAATTCCGAGAAGCTGGGTCTCCCTTCGAGGATGGGCTTCAACGCGAACCCGACCTTCATCATGGTCCACACTTTTGCGCACTTGCTGCTGAACCAGTTGTCCTTTGACTGCGGTTATTCATCGACCTCGCTCAGGGAACGCATTTATTGCGGCACGGACTCAGAGCCTTATGCTGGCCTCCTCATTTACACGGCGGACTCGGACGCGGAGGGATCGATGGGGGATTGA
- a CDS encoding ATP-binding domain-containing protein, producing MRFPSYSDLDREQRRIYGEAPGDGAILVVGPPGTGKTVMAFHRAQKLQKLGQKPHVIMFNKVLAKYTSTRSNVAPDVGVSTMHSWANSWWRAATGARIPNVADDRWTHDWNEICARALKSCHEGRAAGLSWGHLIVDEGQDFPPQMYMALGMILKQLEATGVSAQVTIFADDNQRLQADRNSRIKDIRNNLLISGTAERNFVLKKNFRNTRPIAEFARHFQVGNESGISELPDADGEHPEVIFALNDRDIADFITRKARLNPGKQVGVIVYGGKREVQRAYNQVKSRLEGVRKAPRLQMYLSKDKKHTEDALDFDSGNTITFLHCQSAKGLEFDIVFFLGMEAMSVDTSGFLNERMALYVMSSRARSELYLVFKDIDPRAGLPASSKLLPRPSSKLCRYVGLGSLDQNIGDFQDMIEANDNFHEMEAAE from the coding sequence ATGCGTTTCCCATCCTATAGCGACTTGGACCGCGAACAGCGCCGCATATACGGGGAGGCGCCGGGCGACGGCGCCATTCTCGTTGTCGGACCGCCCGGCACTGGCAAGACGGTGATGGCCTTTCATCGCGCGCAGAAGCTCCAGAAGCTGGGGCAGAAGCCACACGTGATCATGTTCAACAAGGTTTTGGCCAAGTACACCTCGACCCGCTCGAACGTGGCACCAGATGTCGGCGTCAGTACGATGCATTCCTGGGCTAATAGTTGGTGGCGCGCGGCTACTGGTGCCCGGATACCTAATGTCGCCGATGATCGCTGGACCCACGATTGGAACGAAATCTGTGCGAGGGCCCTCAAATCTTGCCACGAGGGCAGAGCAGCAGGGTTGTCTTGGGGTCATCTAATTGTCGACGAAGGCCAGGACTTCCCGCCGCAGATGTACATGGCGCTTGGAATGATTCTGAAGCAGCTGGAAGCGACAGGTGTGTCAGCTCAGGTTACGATCTTTGCCGACGACAACCAACGTCTCCAAGCTGATCGCAACAGCCGCATAAAAGACATCCGGAACAACCTGCTAATTTCCGGGACAGCTGAGCGAAACTTCGTCCTGAAAAAGAACTTTCGGAATACTCGGCCAATTGCCGAGTTTGCTCGACATTTCCAGGTCGGCAATGAAAGCGGGATCTCGGAGTTGCCGGACGCGGATGGTGAGCATCCCGAGGTGATCTTCGCTTTGAACGACCGTGACATCGCCGACTTCATAACCCGCAAGGCAAGGTTGAATCCGGGAAAGCAAGTCGGGGTCATCGTCTACGGCGGGAAGCGCGAGGTCCAACGGGCCTACAACCAGGTGAAGTCGCGTCTCGAGGGAGTCCGAAAAGCTCCTCGTTTGCAAATGTACCTCAGCAAGGACAAGAAACATACCGAAGATGCGCTAGATTTTGATAGCGGCAACACGATTACGTTCCTGCATTGCCAGTCCGCTAAGGGCCTCGAGTTCGACATCGTGTTCTTCCTTGGAATGGAAGCCATGAGCGTTGATACGTCGGGCTTCCTGAATGAGCGAATGGCTCTTTATGTCATGAGCTCTCGCGCTCGCTCAGAACTTTATCTTGTCTTCAAGGATATCGATCCGAGGGCAGGGTTGCCTGCTTCTTCGAAGCTCCTTCCACGTCCCTCCAGTAAGTTGTGCCGATACGTCGGGCTCGGCTCGCTCGACCAAAACATCGGTGATTTCCAAGACATGATTGAGGCCAACGACAATTTCCACGAAATGGAGGCGGCCGAGTGA
- a CDS encoding ADP-ribosylglycohydrolase family protein, which produces MARTSLTHPLEIAAIQAGEGLGRIGLTFCPGKVQPNAVSGSWERDLNVDLDAVEAWGAAAVVTLIEPGEMAALKVEALGEQVANRHMTWFHLPIPDVGIPGAQFESSWAAAGEALRALIRSGFDVVVHCKGGLGRAGMIGGRLLVELGWDPTMAIQAVRRVRPGAIETEAQRQHVLNTASIDEPFRDASKDAVEDRALGCLLGLAVGDAVGTTLEFTARDSNPRLKDLVGGGPFGLDAGEWTDDTSMALALADSLLKSERLDEVDLMQRFVRWWRDGDYSCRGTCFDIGITTRQALSKFETTGEPIAGSTDPQSAGNGSLMRLAPVVLHGLAIGELGGTTAAVQQSRTTHGAQTCIDACDGFAFRLYLAVTGKMRSYVFDFKGHGAIDPAIGTIFEGSWRGKRRSVIKSSGYVAHSLEAAMWCVARTSNFRDAVLLAANLGDDADTTAAITGQLAGALYGSSAIPSEWLERLAWREKIQDVGWHLISRPGSGPRLHPT; this is translated from the coding sequence GTGGCACGAACTAGCCTTACCCACCCCCTTGAGATCGCAGCCATCCAGGCTGGCGAAGGGCTCGGCCGCATCGGGCTGACCTTCTGCCCGGGGAAGGTGCAACCGAACGCCGTCTCAGGTTCGTGGGAGCGGGACTTGAACGTTGATCTCGACGCGGTCGAGGCCTGGGGGGCAGCGGCCGTCGTTACACTGATCGAGCCTGGAGAGATGGCGGCGCTCAAGGTTGAAGCGCTCGGTGAGCAGGTCGCCAACCGTCACATGACTTGGTTCCACTTACCCATCCCTGACGTCGGCATTCCGGGTGCGCAGTTCGAGTCCAGCTGGGCTGCCGCTGGGGAAGCCCTCCGCGCGCTTATTCGCAGCGGCTTCGATGTCGTCGTCCATTGCAAAGGCGGCTTGGGGCGCGCGGGAATGATTGGCGGTCGGCTTCTTGTCGAGCTGGGCTGGGATCCCACGATGGCTATCCAAGCGGTGCGCAGGGTGCGACCAGGCGCTATCGAGACAGAGGCTCAGCGACAGCACGTTCTGAACACGGCAAGTATCGACGAGCCCTTTCGGGATGCTTCCAAGGACGCGGTCGAAGATCGTGCCCTCGGCTGCCTGTTGGGTCTCGCGGTTGGTGATGCCGTCGGAACCACCCTCGAGTTCACCGCGCGCGATAGCAATCCCCGCCTGAAGGACTTGGTCGGAGGTGGCCCGTTTGGACTGGATGCCGGTGAATGGACCGACGATACCAGCATGGCGCTCGCGCTTGCAGATAGTCTTCTCAAAAGCGAGCGGCTGGACGAGGTCGATCTCATGCAGCGCTTCGTGCGCTGGTGGAGAGACGGAGATTACAGCTGCCGTGGTACATGTTTCGACATTGGAATTACCACCCGGCAAGCCTTGTCGAAGTTCGAGACGACCGGCGAGCCGATCGCAGGATCAACCGATCCTCAGTCCGCCGGCAACGGGTCGCTGATGCGGCTAGCGCCCGTGGTCCTTCACGGTCTTGCCATAGGCGAACTTGGAGGCACCACGGCCGCGGTTCAGCAGAGCCGCACGACCCACGGAGCGCAGACTTGTATCGATGCCTGCGACGGCTTCGCGTTTAGACTCTATCTTGCGGTCACGGGCAAAATGCGGTCGTATGTGTTTGATTTCAAAGGCCACGGGGCAATCGATCCCGCGATCGGTACCATCTTTGAAGGTTCGTGGCGCGGCAAGCGACGCAGCGTGATTAAATCGAGCGGTTATGTCGCTCATTCGCTTGAAGCGGCGATGTGGTGCGTTGCGCGAACATCCAACTTTCGCGACGCGGTGCTGCTTGCTGCAAACTTGGGCGACGATGCCGACACGACCGCTGCGATTACGGGGCAGCTAGCAGGAGCATTGTATGGAAGCTCGGCCATCCCCTCTGAATGGCTGGAACGCTTGGCCTGGCGCGAGAAAATTCAGGATGTCGGCTGGCATCTCATATCCCGGCCAGGGTCAGGACCTCGTCTCCACCCAACTTGA
- a CDS encoding isoprenylcysteine carboxylmethyltransferase family protein, translated as MQDQDNPGVVVPPPLLIFAALLVGLAIDPGLRIWPAIKIETALPAAFLGTAGIAIGAIALGLFKHFKTRPEPWKPASALVTTGVYSFTRNPMYLGMLLIYAAIALLFRSVSAGVLLIPLILALDQLVIRREEQYLGRRFGPQYEEYRRHVRRWF; from the coding sequence GTGCAAGACCAAGACAATCCCGGCGTCGTCGTGCCTCCCCCGTTGTTAATCTTTGCTGCCCTTCTCGTGGGACTTGCCATTGATCCGGGTCTCCGTATTTGGCCGGCAATTAAAATCGAGACTGCACTCCCTGCTGCTTTCCTAGGGACAGCAGGTATCGCGATCGGTGCAATTGCACTTGGCCTGTTCAAGCACTTCAAGACGCGGCCAGAGCCGTGGAAACCTGCGTCCGCCTTGGTCACTACGGGCGTGTACAGTTTTACTCGGAACCCCATGTATCTCGGAATGCTGCTGATCTATGCGGCGATCGCGCTGTTGTTCCGCAGTGTCTCTGCGGGTGTCCTTCTAATTCCACTGATCCTAGCCTTGGACCAGCTCGTTATCCGCAGGGAGGAACAGTATCTCGGCCGCAGGTTTGGGCCGCAATATGAGGAATATCGACGACATGTGCGCCGATGGTTTTAG
- a CDS encoding thermonuclease family protein, with amino-acid sequence MVDGDTIWLNGQNIRIADIDAPETHSPRCSEELALGNRATQRLHELVNSGKLTVESIGRDADRFGRKLRLVLVDGSSVGEVLVSEGLARWYEGSKRPWC; translated from the coding sequence GTGGTCGACGGCGACACGATCTGGCTCAACGGTCAGAACATTCGAATCGCCGACATTGATGCCCCCGAGACACATAGTCCTCGCTGCTCCGAGGAACTGGCGCTCGGCAATCGAGCGACGCAGCGGCTCCACGAGCTCGTGAACTCGGGAAAACTCACCGTCGAATCAATCGGACGCGACGCCGACAGGTTCGGCCGCAAGCTTCGCCTCGTGCTGGTTGACGGATCAAGCGTCGGTGAAGTCCTGGTCAGCGAAGGGCTTGCTCGCTGGTACGAAGGTAGCAAGCGGCCCTGGTGCTAA
- a CDS encoding TIR domain-containing protein has protein sequence MATFTEQLVRERARRQTTFRSADALLKESSVRSPPSQNYDIFLSHSVLDAEIVLGLKLMLEDLGRSVYVDWIDDYQLDRSRVTPATADRLRQRMRQCRSLMYLYTQNSPSSKWMPWELGFSDGHHGAVAIVPVTVQPQQNFQGQEYLGIYPWVGVAIPLAGIPELRIQKNQFDYRSWQTWKVAPRDFRVTA, from the coding sequence ATGGCGACTTTTACTGAGCAACTGGTGCGGGAGCGCGCACGCCGTCAGACCACCTTTAGGTCTGCGGATGCCCTACTTAAGGAAAGCTCTGTTAGGTCTCCACCATCTCAGAATTACGACATCTTTCTTAGCCACTCGGTGCTAGACGCCGAGATCGTCCTCGGTCTGAAGCTAATGCTCGAAGACCTCGGCCGCAGCGTTTACGTTGACTGGATTGATGATTATCAGCTTGATCGATCAAGAGTGACGCCCGCCACTGCCGATAGACTAAGGCAAAGGATGCGGCAGTGCCGATCGCTGATGTATCTTTACACACAAAACTCGCCCAGTTCCAAGTGGATGCCTTGGGAGCTAGGGTTTAGCGATGGACATCATGGAGCCGTCGCCATCGTACCCGTAACCGTCCAGCCGCAGCAGAACTTTCAGGGCCAAGAATATCTAGGGATCTACCCGTGGGTTGGCGTTGCAATACCCCTCGCTGGGATACCTGAGCTTCGTATTCAGAAGAACCAGTTCGATTATCGAAGCTGGCAGACGTGGAAGGTGGCCCCGCGAGATTTCCGGGTCACCGCCTGA
- a CDS encoding TIR domain-containing protein: protein MARRTFFSFHYAPDVWRAWNVRNSWVVQNSRESQGFFDSSVFESKKRESEDALKRFLTAGLSNTSVTCVLVGTETASRRWVRYEIARTVLKGNGLLAVDIHGVKNKDGKTSTKGANPLASMGLYLANGSIYLAEYSGGKWVKYSDYTLAIPARDLWLPAPTSSTVIPLSNHCERYDYCTQDGYNKLAGWIEAAAKTAGK, encoded by the coding sequence ATGGCACGCCGTACCTTCTTCTCCTTTCACTATGCGCCGGATGTCTGGAGGGCGTGGAACGTCCGCAACAGCTGGGTTGTGCAGAACTCGCGGGAGAGCCAAGGCTTCTTTGACAGTAGCGTATTCGAGTCGAAGAAGCGCGAGAGCGAAGATGCGTTGAAACGCTTCCTGACAGCGGGTCTTAGCAATACTTCCGTGACCTGCGTTTTAGTAGGCACCGAAACCGCCAGCCGTCGATGGGTGCGCTACGAGATCGCCCGCACCGTCTTGAAGGGCAATGGTTTGCTGGCCGTCGACATTCACGGCGTTAAGAATAAGGATGGGAAAACCTCAACTAAAGGCGCCAATCCGCTCGCCTCGATGGGTCTCTACCTGGCCAACGGGAGTATATACCTAGCTGAATATAGTGGCGGGAAGTGGGTGAAGTACTCGGATTACACGCTTGCCATACCGGCTCGGGACTTGTGGTTACCGGCACCAACTTCGTCTACAGTTATACCGTTATCCAATCATTGCGAGCGTTACGACTACTGCACGCAAGACGGTTACAACAAACTCGCTGGGTGGATTGAGGCTGCGGCCAAGACGGCAGGTAAGTAG
- a CDS encoding toll/interleukin-1 receptor domain-containing protein, producing the protein MAFYELLILGKPEKWQMAALADRLTEAAQVFDLDVPSQLAWRSADQASHRERKAATAAVFFGGDLDADGELVAELQADEIPVIPVVAAGTSFNDQVPDALRSTNGYFIPDGDDQLEALAAVLLESVGLLHEQRRVFVSYRRTESREVAVQLHDLLSARNFDVFLDTHDIRPGKPFQEMLWHRLVDCDLVIVLDTPDYFGSKWTTQEFGRALAKGIHILRLIWPGHAPSRHLSLADSIPLSGLDFTPDNRLTAASIGHIVQRAERLRSRSIATRHLEIAGKLRLEIERIGGRFEGIGAHRSISLSLPSGRRVWAYPAVGIPTADILNDVQSKAEKAVTKGFPLLIYDHVGIRDAWLDHLKWLDTHISAVRALRVMDAAWELVAWDN; encoded by the coding sequence GTGGCCTTCTATGAGCTCTTGATCCTGGGCAAACCAGAGAAGTGGCAAATGGCCGCGCTAGCTGATCGCCTTACCGAAGCAGCTCAGGTTTTCGATTTGGATGTGCCGTCCCAACTCGCGTGGAGGTCCGCCGATCAAGCCAGCCATCGCGAGAGGAAGGCTGCAACGGCAGCGGTGTTCTTCGGGGGTGATCTTGATGCCGACGGTGAACTAGTAGCCGAACTGCAGGCCGATGAAATCCCCGTCATCCCAGTGGTGGCGGCAGGAACGTCCTTCAACGATCAGGTGCCCGACGCTCTCCGGTCTACGAACGGATACTTCATCCCGGACGGCGACGATCAACTGGAAGCGCTTGCGGCGGTACTCCTTGAGTCGGTTGGCCTGCTGCACGAGCAACGGCGAGTTTTCGTAAGCTATCGGCGGACGGAGTCGCGCGAAGTCGCGGTGCAGTTACACGATCTGTTGAGCGCACGGAATTTCGACGTCTTCTTGGACACCCACGATATCCGGCCCGGCAAGCCCTTTCAGGAGATGCTGTGGCATCGACTAGTCGATTGCGACCTAGTCATCGTGCTAGATACACCTGACTACTTCGGTAGCAAATGGACCACACAGGAGTTCGGTCGCGCCTTGGCCAAAGGCATTCACATCCTAAGACTAATCTGGCCGGGACACGCGCCATCGAGACACTTGAGTCTCGCCGACAGTATTCCTCTTAGCGGTCTCGACTTTACACCCGACAACCGCCTCACAGCGGCGTCCATTGGCCATATTGTACAGCGCGCCGAACGACTGCGCAGTCGGAGTATCGCCACCCGCCATCTTGAGATCGCCGGTAAGCTTAGACTGGAAATTGAGCGTATCGGCGGGCGCTTCGAAGGCATCGGAGCACATCGCTCGATATCTCTATCGCTGCCCTCCGGTCGGCGCGTCTGGGCTTATCCGGCTGTGGGCATACCAACCGCCGACATACTCAACGACGTGCAGAGTAAGGCGGAGAAAGCCGTCACGAAGGGTTTTCCGCTACTCATTTATGATCATGTCGGCATCAGGGACGCATGGCTTGATCATCTGAAGTGGCTCGACACTCATATCAGTGCTGTCCGTGCCTTGAGGGTCATGGACGCAGCTTGGGAGCTCGTAGCTTGGGACAATTAA
- a CDS encoding DUF1993 family protein, producing MSYAQSARTVFANMLGTLDHLACKAQDAGMADNVLSRKLTEDMFPLEMQFRVALNQVLLALNQVAGKTLPLEENSYGSLAEVRERISAVRAHVDQCDAADWADADTTVDLTLPNGVRFVMSSEEDIRDWIAPNFYFHVTMAYALLRHAGLDIGKMDFLPHMSRHIASSQPFTEINNGGRGKD from the coding sequence ATGTCTTACGCACAGTCGGCTCGAACGGTCTTCGCCAACATGCTTGGCACTTTGGATCACCTTGCCTGTAAGGCTCAAGATGCCGGAATGGCGGATAATGTGCTCAGTCGGAAGCTCACTGAGGATATGTTCCCGCTTGAGATGCAGTTCCGTGTCGCCCTCAACCAAGTACTGCTGGCACTAAATCAAGTCGCCGGAAAAACGCTTCCCCTTGAGGAGAACTCATACGGTTCGCTCGCGGAGGTCCGTGAACGCATTTCAGCGGTTCGAGCGCATGTCGATCAATGCGATGCGGCCGACTGGGCAGATGCGGACACCACCGTCGATCTAACATTGCCCAATGGGGTCCGTTTCGTGATGTCGTCGGAAGAGGATATTCGGGACTGGATCGCGCCGAACTTCTATTTTCACGTGACTATGGCCTACGCGTTGCTGCGCCACGCGGGACTAGACATCGGCAAGATGGATTTCTTGCCGCATATGAGCCGGCATATCGCGTCGAGTCAGCCGTTTACTGAGATAAATAATGGTGGGCGTGGCAAGGATTGA
- a CDS encoding class I SAM-dependent methyltransferase: MGRHYAILLLAAAMPLASSQAKAPSALTGDQKSALKAAVAAPTRTESNRARDRYRHPAETLAFFGIKPSDTVVEIWPGGGWYTEVLAPYLAAGGGTLYTAAPDWGRSGIDKLKQANPATYGALKVADFPVFDGKAAEVPAGTADAVLTFRNVHNWRMGYRRDNKQDYSAEAFRQIYAMLKPGGVLGIEDHRLPESADAERERTSGYIKVSTVRRLAEAAGFKFAGSSEINANPKDTADWPDGVWTLPPSLRLKDQDREKYLAIGESDRMTLKFVKPR; this comes from the coding sequence ATGGGCCGTCATTACGCCATTTTGTTGCTCGCAGCCGCAATGCCGCTGGCATCGTCCCAGGCCAAGGCACCAAGTGCCCTGACCGGCGATCAGAAGTCCGCATTGAAGGCCGCCGTGGCCGCGCCGACCCGCACGGAGTCAAACCGTGCACGCGACCGTTATCGCCATCCCGCCGAAACCCTAGCTTTTTTCGGCATCAAGCCGAGCGATACCGTCGTCGAGATCTGGCCGGGCGGCGGTTGGTACACGGAGGTATTGGCTCCCTACCTCGCAGCGGGCGGAGGCACCCTTTATACCGCTGCGCCTGATTGGGGTCGAAGCGGAATCGACAAATTGAAGCAGGCCAATCCCGCGACTTACGGCGCACTGAAGGTTGCCGACTTCCCTGTTTTCGATGGAAAAGCCGCCGAGGTTCCGGCGGGAACGGCCGATGCAGTGCTGACCTTCCGCAACGTGCATAATTGGCGGATGGGCTATCGCCGGGACAATAAGCAGGATTACAGCGCGGAAGCCTTCCGTCAGATCTACGCCATGCTGAAGCCAGGCGGTGTGCTCGGAATCGAGGATCATCGGCTTCCAGAGAGCGCCGACGCCGAGCGCGAGCGCACCAGCGGCTACATCAAGGTCTCGACGGTTCGGCGCTTAGCCGAAGCGGCAGGGTTCAAGTTCGCCGGATCGAGTGAGATCAACGCGAATCCCAAGGATACAGCTGACTGGCCGGACGGTGTGTGGACGTTGCCGCCGTCGCTGCGGCTCAAGGATCAGGACCGCGAGAAATATCTCGCCATCGGGGAAAGCGACAGGATGACGCTGAAGTTCGTCAAGCCGCGGTAA
- a CDS encoding CpaF family protein, whose product MNAFGKRNGMGSRPQFGVARPMKGGPSSPASADAPEEGGEQFPPIEDLPGDVPSPAGGPPMGALDRLNQRQNASGEAASSKSEGFEASVHRIKEQVLPRLLERVDPEAAATLGKDELAEEFRPIISEVLTELKINLNRREQFALEKVLVDELLGLGPLEELLADPAVSDIMVNGPDQCFVERKGKLELAQIQFRDEEHLFQIAQRIVNKVGRRVDQTTPLADARLQDGSRVNVIIPPLSLRGTAISIRKFSEKPITLDMMRGFGSMSEKMATCLKIAGACRMNIVISGGTGSGKTTMLNALSKMIDPGERVITIEDAAELRLQQPHWLPLETRPPNLEGQGAITIRDLVINALRMRPDRIILGEIRGQECFDLLAAMNTGHDGSMATLHSNSPRECLARMENMVMMGDIKIPKEAISRQIADSVDLIVQVKRLRDGSRRTTNITEVIGMEGEVIVTQELFKFEYLDETADGKIIGEYRAMGLRPYTLEKAKQFGFDQPYLEACL is encoded by the coding sequence ATGAACGCATTCGGTAAGCGCAACGGCATGGGCTCCCGGCCGCAGTTTGGCGTGGCCAGGCCGATGAAGGGCGGTCCCAGCTCGCCTGCAAGCGCTGATGCGCCTGAGGAAGGCGGAGAGCAGTTTCCGCCGATCGAGGATCTTCCTGGAGACGTGCCTTCGCCTGCGGGCGGGCCGCCCATGGGTGCCCTCGACCGCCTGAACCAGCGCCAGAATGCCAGCGGTGAAGCAGCCTCGTCCAAATCCGAAGGTTTCGAGGCTTCGGTCCACCGCATCAAGGAACAGGTGCTTCCGCGCCTCCTTGAGCGCGTCGACCCGGAAGCTGCCGCGACCCTCGGCAAGGACGAATTGGCGGAGGAATTCCGGCCGATCATCTCCGAGGTCCTGACCGAGCTGAAGATCAACCTGAACCGGCGTGAGCAGTTTGCGCTTGAAAAGGTCCTGGTCGACGAGCTTCTAGGTCTCGGTCCGTTGGAAGAGCTGCTTGCCGATCCGGCCGTCAGCGATATCATGGTCAATGGCCCAGACCAGTGCTTTGTCGAGCGCAAGGGCAAGCTGGAGCTGGCGCAGATCCAGTTCCGCGACGAGGAGCATCTTTTCCAGATCGCCCAGCGCATCGTGAACAAAGTCGGCCGCCGCGTCGACCAGACCACACCGCTGGCCGACGCCCGCCTCCAGGACGGCAGCCGCGTCAACGTCATTATCCCGCCGCTGTCACTTCGCGGCACTGCCATCTCCATTCGTAAGTTCTCCGAGAAGCCGATCACGCTCGACATGATGCGTGGCTTCGGCTCGATGTCGGAGAAGATGGCGACTTGCCTAAAGATCGCCGGCGCCTGCCGCATGAACATCGTCATTTCCGGTGGTACCGGTTCTGGTAAGACGACGATGCTCAACGCACTGTCGAAGATGATTGACCCGGGCGAGCGCGTGATCACCATCGAGGACGCAGCCGAGCTTCGGCTTCAACAGCCGCACTGGCTGCCGCTCGAAACCCGGCCTCCAAACCTCGAGGGCCAGGGCGCGATCACCATTCGCGACCTTGTCATCAACGCCCTGCGTATGCGTCCTGACCGCATCATCCTGGGCGAAATTCGCGGCCAGGAGTGCTTCGATCTCCTGGCGGCAATGAACACGGGTCACGACGGCTCAATGGCAACACTCCACTCCAACAGCCCGCGCGAATGCCTGGCCCGTATGGAAAACATGGTCATGATGGGCGACATCAAGATTCCGAAGGAAGCGATCTCTCGCCAGATCGCGGACTCGGTCGACTTGATCGTTCAGGTGAAGCGCCTTCGCGACGGTTCACGCCGCACAACCAACATCACCGAGGTGATCGGCATGGAAGGCGAAGTCATCGTCACCCAGGAGCTGTTCAAGTTCGAGTATCTGGATGAGACTGCGGACGGGAAGATCATCGGCGAATACCGCGCCATGGGCCTGCGCCCCTACACGCTGGAAAAGGCCAAGCAGTTCGGTTTCGACCAGCCGTATCTGGAAGCCTGCCTGTAA
- a CDS encoding ATP synthase F1 subunit epsilon — MADLHFELVTPERLVRSEDVYMVVVPGTEGEFGAMAGHSPVMTTLKRAEVKVYKTQGSAPESIKVSGGFAEVNDKGLTILAESIES, encoded by the coding sequence ATGGCCGACCTTCATTTCGAACTGGTGACCCCCGAACGGCTTGTCCGCTCAGAAGACGTCTACATGGTCGTCGTGCCCGGCACAGAGGGTGAGTTTGGCGCCATGGCCGGCCATTCCCCTGTGATGACTACACTCAAGCGCGCCGAAGTGAAGGTATACAAGACGCAAGGGTCGGCGCCCGAAAGCATCAAGGTCTCCGGCGGCTTCGCCGAGGTCAACGACAAGGGCCTCACGATTCTCGCGGAGAGCATCGAAAGCTAG